The Glycine soja cultivar W05 chromosome 4, ASM419377v2, whole genome shotgun sequence genomic sequence ttgtctatgtaataatagtaacaataattaatattatttatacattAGGAATACGTCAAttaaatgttttcaaataaCTCAATATCataaagtttgattttgatttacgGTTGAAGTTTGAATTATAAtcattgtaatttttgtttcaagAACTTCATTTACGTACTTATGTTAATGCTAGAAGAAAATAATATCTCATACTCCTCTGTTTTACATTCAATACTGTACCCAAattgttgattctttttcttaagattttgattAATGAATTTTGTTGATAAGTgaaaatattactattaattGACTAATTATGGTATTATTTCCTAAAAGAAAtctattgaaaattattttatttttaataatttttatataattttaaaattatatgaaaattttctttaaatattcatATAAACTACACAAATTGATTTTGTGTTTCTCTAAAAATAGGGTCCTTGGCCATCGCCCACCTAGACTGCCGTCGGGACCCTCGGGACAACCGGTGGCTAAACTTGATTGGTGAAAATGATCTAACATGTCAcaatttttgaaattctttaaagatgtatttatttttttatgaaagatataatgggatgtgatattaCGTTAACTTAACCATTGTGGCGTAGTCTTAGTTTTTCATtcgagactaaaaatatatgtttatgctaaaatataaggattaaaaatatatacaatttttataggattaaaaataaattttgaaatattttgagggaaaaaaatattttatccttatcTTTATCgtctatttttaaatgttttttttatttttttatatatttatttatctatttaaaattttgaaataataataattattttttagttatttatctatttatccattgaaataatatttatttatttatttatttattgagagttatttatttatttattaactaataCTTTTAAGATACCCGTTAGTATGACCAAGTTTGAAATAAAATAggtcttataaataaatatggaaTATGGCACTTTCTGAACAAGaattcacacacacaaaaaaaaaaaaaaaactacataaaTAAATTCTGAGGAGAGGGCATTGTAAACTCAGAAGCTAATACGTTCAGTTTTTGGTATCATAGGTAATAGGCTATAACTAACTTGCACCTgcgtgtatatatatttaatttaactagGTAGAAGcatagagttaaaaaaaaaaaaacaaaacacatcaATTCAACCATGGCTACGCTGATTGCTCCTTCCAACCACTCTCCTGTGGAAGATGCCGAATCTCTCCGGAAGGCTGTCAAAGGTCACATAatccaaattttcattttctttaaaaaaaaaaaatcattcagtcataagttttcatatttgaagttcatgatcaaattttcaatccttcattctcacaTAACAGTCAGTTCTTAATGTAATTTGGTTTTTCCTCATATACAAGACTAGCAATTTCTTAGAAACTTTGAATATCTCATGAGTATGTCATATTTCTCAAAGTGTTGATTTAAGTATCACTATAGAAAAAAGCCTACTATAAGGATGTGTTTGTTTATGCGTTCTATCATGTTGAATGTCAAAGCTTCCTCTCACAAAAATTACGTTCCACGTGCTTTGGAACGCGATTTGAGTGAAAGAAACACACACTAACCTATTGGGTTTTAACATCATTGTAGGTTGGGGAGCTGATGGAAAAGCCATCATAGCAATACTAGGCCATAGAAATGCCACCCAAAGGACCCTAATCAGAGAAGCATACCAGAATCTCTTCCAAGAGGATCTCATCAAACGCCTTGAGTCTGAGCTCTCTGGTGACTTTGAGGTACACAAGACTTGTCATGACAGTTTCCAAAACGTTTcttacgattttttttttttggttgcttTTATTATTATAGATGCACTGATTAATTAGTAATTGCTATTGTGTGGGGTTGTACCAAACAGAGGGCAATGTACCGTTGGATATTGGAACCTGCAGAACGTGAGGCTTTGTTGGCCAATATAGCCATTAAGAGTGCTGACAAAAACTACCAAGTGATTGTGGAAATTTCCTGTGTCCTTTCACCTGAAGAGCTTTTTGCTGTGAGGCGTGCCTACCACAACAAATACAAGCGTTGCTTGGAGGAAGATGTGGCCGCTAATACCAGTGGCCATCTTCGCCAGGCAAGTCAACgctgaacaaaatttagatacaGTTCCTTAGGTATATTGGTATTTTTCTTCAATAGAATTGAAGTTTTACCTCGTTAATCTTTGTTGACTTTTAATGAAAACTTTTACAAGTTGATTAacgaaatgaaacttttaacttcaattttgaTTGGAAATAATACCAAAAGTACTTATGAATTGTAAGTTTCGTCctatagaattttattttgttatttacacTAGCTATGGCATTTGAAGAGAAAGAAGTCAATGAGTGAAATGCTTAAGGGGAACTATTGCTGATCTAATTAGTGTTTGGTTAATTTTTGCAGCTATTGGTAGGGTTGGTTAGCTCATTTAGGTATGGGGGCAGTGAAATTAATGCAAAATTGGCACAATCTGAAGCTGATGCTCTTCATGAGGCTataaaaaacaagaataaaagtaaTGACGAAATTATTAGGATCCTTACTACTAGGAGCAAGACCCAACTTGTGGCTACTTTCAATCGCTACAGGGATGATCATGGCATTGCCATCACTAAGGTACAACAAAGAAGAGCctctttctttgctttcttcttcttttttttttttgataattttttctttgattccTTAATCCCTCAACTGTTGTTAAGCtttgaaaaatacttatttcattgttcattttctcttcaaagagtttaatttctatgttGTAGATATAAATTCTTTTACACTATCATCTGATAAGAAATCATT encodes the following:
- the LOC114409514 gene encoding annexin-like protein RJ4 isoform X1, whose amino-acid sequence is MATLIAPSNHSPVEDAESLRKAVKGWGADGKAIIAILGHRNATQRTLIREAYQNLFQEDLIKRLESELSGDFERAMYRWILEPAEREALLANIAIKSADKNYQVIVEISCVLSPEELFAVRRAYHNKYKRCLEEDVAANTSGHLRQLLVGLVSSFRYGGSEINAKLAQSEADALHEAIKNKNKSNDEIIRILTTRSKTQLVATFNRYRDDHGIAITKKLSDEGSDEFHKAANLAISCINDHKKYYEKVLRNAMEHLGTAEDALTRVIVTRAEKDLKEIKEVYYKRNSVHLEHAVAKETSGDYKKFLLSLMGKEE
- the LOC114409514 gene encoding annexin-like protein RJ4 isoform X2 — its product is MSWGADGKAIIAILGHRNATQRTLIREAYQNLFQEDLIKRLESELSGDFERAMYRWILEPAEREALLANIAIKSADKNYQVIVEISCVLSPEELFAVRRAYHNKYKRCLEEDVAANTSGHLRQLLVGLVSSFRYGGSEINAKLAQSEADALHEAIKNKNKSNDEIIRILTTRSKTQLVATFNRYRDDHGIAITKKLSDEGSDEFHKAANLAISCINDHKKYYEKVLRNAMEHLGTAEDALTRVIVTRAEKDLKEIKEVYYKRNSVHLEHAVAKETSGDYKKFLLSLMGKEE